In one Parageobacillus genomosp. 1 genomic region, the following are encoded:
- a CDS encoding phosphate-starvation-inducible PsiE family protein: MNVKSLEQVFTQTVKFFEWLLAGIIIVAVLAEGTMLVHDLFSYIMEGEIMEKFQDFLAHALLYIIGLEVALMLIKHDMTLVMDIIIFAIARKMIILNVHMWEILVGILAIFILYYLKCYGLSCRFFPNRS, translated from the coding sequence ATGAATGTAAAATCCCTCGAACAAGTATTTACCCAGACAGTAAAATTTTTCGAATGGCTGCTAGCGGGAATCATTATTGTAGCGGTACTTGCAGAAGGAACAATGCTCGTCCATGACCTATTCAGCTACATCATGGAAGGGGAAATCATGGAGAAATTTCAGGATTTTTTAGCTCATGCACTCTTGTATATTATTGGATTAGAGGTCGCACTTATGCTCATCAAGCACGATATGACACTCGTCATGGATATAATCATTTTTGCCATTGCCCGTAAGATGATCATCTTGAATGTGCATATGTGGGAGATTCTAGTCGGAATCTTAGCCATCTTTATCCTCTACTACCTTAAATGTTACGGACTGAGTTGCCGCTTTTTCCCCAACCGATCTTAA